A section of the Virgibacillus sp. NKC19-3 genome encodes:
- a CDS encoding NAD(P)-dependent oxidoreductase: protein MKARKVGFIGLGNMGFPMARNLMENGYGVYGSDVNDNAEKQFAEIGGHIGYTPSTISDEVDFVFTSLPTEQIVESVYLGENGLIANSKAPLTLIDVSTVSPELNRKIAESAVEQNVQYLAAPVSGSVSGAENATLTIMVGGDKDIYTIALPYLKAIGKNVFHVGEDHDLGTVVKLINNLILGINTQAVAEGLHMADIKGVDRDLVYDIVKVSSGQSTAFTRNYNDFISKDEYIKGAFTTALLLKDLKLAQHALNEENVKLPIGETLINYLDSSIEGYLDKDMSSTYLMLKEEEAKAAHSSKKGLIT, encoded by the coding sequence ATGAAAGCGAGAAAAGTAGGCTTTATTGGATTAGGCAACATGGGGTTTCCCATGGCGAGAAACTTAATGGAAAATGGCTATGGCGTATATGGATCAGACGTAAATGATAATGCGGAGAAACAGTTCGCTGAAATAGGTGGACATATAGGGTACACACCATCAACAATATCAGATGAAGTGGATTTTGTATTCACTAGTTTGCCTACAGAACAAATCGTAGAAAGTGTTTATTTGGGCGAAAATGGGCTTATTGCCAATAGTAAAGCGCCGTTAACGTTAATCGATGTGAGCACGGTTTCTCCAGAATTAAACAGAAAAATCGCAGAATCCGCTGTGGAACAAAATGTTCAATATTTGGCAGCTCCTGTCAGTGGAAGTGTATCTGGAGCAGAAAATGCCACACTAACTATCATGGTAGGCGGCGATAAGGATATATATACGATAGCACTTCCCTATTTGAAAGCAATCGGGAAGAATGTATTTCATGTTGGTGAAGACCATGATCTTGGAACGGTTGTAAAATTAATTAACAATCTAATTTTAGGGATTAACACACAAGCAGTAGCAGAGGGACTGCATATGGCAGACATCAAAGGTGTGGATCGTGATCTCGTTTATGATATTGTAAAAGTCAGTAGTGGTCAAAGTACAGCATTTACGCGTAATTACAATGATTTCATTTCCAAAGATGAATACATCAAAGGTGCTTTTACAACCGCTCTCTTACTCAAAGATTTGAAACTTGCACAACATGCACTAAATGAAGAAAATGTGAAATTACCTATAGGTGAAACCCTTATTAACTATTTAGACTCCAGTATCGAAGGATATTTAGATAAAGACATGTCTTCCACATACTTAATGTTAAAAGAGGAAGAGGCAAAAGCTGCTCATAGCAGCAAAAAGGGATTAATTACGTGA
- a CDS encoding cytosine permease, producing the protein MVIGLCVIITTRYGIDIWIYQKAVFGYLGLIVFAVIMLASQLGYDVINTEVFASSMIKVMGTYGLELSDAWTPWLATACALLGTWIAIKGPIAVRNVTRIMVPMLFLIGIIILITVFSNFSFSELMQIKPLYADEYGGAWEKYMIVTEWNIAFIFGWFASIGVVSRLTKSESKSYWGHFSGFTFIMASFVCIGVLTALAMLGATGVESVDPTDWLLELGGPVLGIMSLVFIAFANISTVAVSLYGIAISTKVLKPELKFKYVTLFWAGWIILLIFWGGIWDYYHVFLALIGATAGPIVALILVDFFLIRKSRISMKDLYQVNGSKGYMYSKGINIPAVVSFFVGIAGYLFVYEPFEGVPRSDIFLFTTGTGFGMFVSGACYYLLSLIKPINHYLRKDRHLESETKQNAISGEK; encoded by the coding sequence GTGGTAATCGGCTTGTGTGTTATTATCACAACGAGATACGGAATAGATATATGGATTTATCAAAAAGCTGTATTCGGATATCTTGGACTGATTGTCTTTGCAGTTATTATGTTAGCAAGTCAACTCGGTTACGATGTTATTAATACAGAGGTATTTGCAAGTTCAATGATAAAAGTCATGGGGACTTATGGTTTGGAACTGTCGGACGCTTGGACACCATGGCTTGCAACGGCTTGTGCCTTGCTTGGAACTTGGATTGCCATCAAAGGCCCGATTGCCGTTCGAAATGTAACTAGAATAATGGTGCCGATGTTGTTTTTGATCGGAATCATCATTTTGATAACCGTATTTTCAAATTTTTCATTTTCCGAGCTAATGCAAATCAAACCACTGTACGCTGATGAATATGGTGGGGCTTGGGAAAAATATATGATTGTCACCGAATGGAATATTGCCTTTATTTTTGGATGGTTTGCTTCCATAGGAGTTGTTTCCCGACTTACCAAATCTGAGTCCAAAAGTTATTGGGGACATTTCAGTGGATTTACATTCATTATGGCTTCTTTTGTATGTATCGGTGTTCTGACAGCTTTGGCCATGCTTGGTGCAACAGGTGTGGAAAGTGTTGATCCAACTGATTGGTTGCTTGAATTAGGGGGGCCGGTCTTGGGCATCATGTCGCTTGTTTTTATAGCATTTGCCAATATTTCAACCGTGGCGGTTTCTCTCTACGGAATAGCGATAAGTACAAAAGTGTTAAAACCTGAATTAAAGTTTAAATATGTTACACTCTTCTGGGCTGGATGGATTATTTTACTAATTTTTTGGGGTGGCATTTGGGATTACTATCATGTTTTTCTGGCTTTAATTGGGGCAACGGCAGGACCGATAGTAGCGCTAATCTTAGTGGACTTCTTCCTTATCCGTAAAAGTAGAATTTCGATGAAGGATTTATATCAAGTTAATGGAAGTAAGGGTTACATGTATTCAAAAGGAATTAATATCCCAGCAGTCGTGTCATTTTTTGTTGGAATAGCTGGTTACTTATTTGTTTATGAACCGTTTGAAGGTGTGCCAAGAAGTGACATTTTCCTCTTTACAACCGGCACAGGCTTCGGAATGTTTGTTAGTGGGGCATGTTATTATCTATTAAGTCTCATCAAACCAATCAATCACTATTTAAGAAAAGATAGACACCTAGAATCGGAAACGAAGCAAAACGCTATTTCAGGAGAAAAATAA
- a CDS encoding amidohydrolase produces MFSKSYDLERIHSQQTTDLILKNGAIYTVDGTGSWAEALVIDKSGKLVYVGDDEGTKELADVNTTIIDLEGKMVLPGFVDSHTHVTLGSVTNLFSLNLTGITSLEECLQALREFRKENAKAQVIRGRGWDDTIFSSSIPIKKILDNVISDVPVILYSETQHSAWVNSKALEIAEITMDTPNPTGAVIERDAAGEPNGILREFGAFDLIESQLPSYTIEEYTAGIQYYQSMANAFGITTAHDPMLHSGGNDLEAIRKAEESGLLNMRILGSLLTEPDRGVEQVAELVKEKNNNNGALFMVNSAKIFMDGVVEANTAYLKEPYENMPDFYGELIWSPEEMDKICSALDKEGFQIHVHAIGDAALSNTLNSFAHMINTNGNRDARHQITHLQLVDSKDIKRFYELGVIGIPQPYWFIKFPYYSISLANLGQERAEREFPMKSFIDAGVVMASASDYPILHDVHPCNPLIGIQAGISRDKLDPNDPADILWREERVNLEDMISSFTINGAYANFIESITGSIEIGKMADLIILDKNLFEIPVKEINKVKVLMTFFQGKEIYRNNSFEPLIYK; encoded by the coding sequence ATGTTCAGTAAGAGTTATGATTTAGAAAGAATACATAGCCAACAAACTACTGATCTTATTTTGAAAAATGGGGCTATCTATACAGTAGATGGTACGGGAAGTTGGGCCGAGGCGCTGGTAATTGATAAAAGCGGCAAACTCGTATACGTGGGAGACGATGAGGGGACCAAAGAATTGGCCGATGTCAATACCACGATTATCGACCTTGAGGGAAAAATGGTGTTGCCTGGCTTTGTTGATAGCCACACTCACGTCACGCTTGGTTCTGTAACAAATTTATTTTCTCTTAATCTTACTGGAATTACGTCCCTTGAAGAGTGTCTGCAGGCCCTTCGAGAGTTTAGAAAAGAAAATGCAAAGGCACAAGTAATTCGAGGCCGGGGATGGGATGACACGATTTTTTCCAGTTCAATTCCAATTAAGAAAATTTTAGATAACGTTATCTCCGATGTCCCTGTTATCTTATATTCTGAAACTCAACATTCAGCGTGGGTAAATTCCAAGGCTCTTGAAATTGCAGAAATTACGATGGACACTCCTAATCCCACAGGAGCTGTAATTGAACGGGACGCTGCAGGAGAGCCTAATGGTATTCTTCGGGAGTTTGGAGCTTTTGATTTAATAGAAAGTCAGTTACCATCATACACGATTGAGGAATACACTGCTGGAATCCAATACTATCAATCAATGGCCAATGCATTTGGTATTACGACTGCTCATGACCCAATGCTTCATTCAGGGGGGAATGATCTTGAAGCAATCAGGAAAGCGGAGGAAAGTGGGCTGCTTAACATGCGTATCCTTGGTTCTTTGCTTACTGAACCCGATAGGGGAGTGGAACAGGTAGCAGAACTTGTAAAGGAAAAGAATAATAATAACGGCGCATTGTTTATGGTCAATTCTGCTAAGATTTTTATGGATGGTGTTGTTGAAGCAAACACTGCTTATTTAAAGGAGCCGTATGAAAATATGCCAGATTTCTATGGGGAACTGATTTGGTCACCTGAGGAGATGGATAAGATTTGTTCAGCTCTTGATAAAGAAGGATTCCAAATTCATGTCCATGCAATTGGGGACGCTGCGCTCAGTAATACTCTAAATTCTTTTGCTCATATGATAAACACAAACGGGAATAGGGATGCTAGACATCAAATTACTCACCTGCAATTAGTAGATTCTAAAGACATCAAACGATTTTATGAACTTGGGGTGATTGGGATTCCTCAACCCTATTGGTTTATTAAATTTCCCTATTATTCTATTAGTCTGGCTAACCTTGGTCAGGAAAGGGCTGAACGAGAGTTTCCAATGAAAAGTTTTATTGATGCCGGTGTAGTTATGGCTTCCGCGAGTGATTATCCGATTTTACATGATGTACACCCCTGCAATCCTCTTATTGGTATTCAGGCTGGTATTTCAAGGGATAAATTAGACCCAAACGACCCCGCAGACATCTTGTGGCGAGAGGAACGTGTAAATCTCGAAGATATGATCTCCAGTTTTACCATTAATGGTGCTTATGCGAACTTTATAGAAAGTATTACTGGTTCTATTGAGATAGGGAAAATGGCAGACCTCATCATTCTCGATAAAAATCTTTTTGAAATTCCAGTGAAGGAAATTAACAAGGTCAAAGTGCTTATGACATTTTTCCAAGGGAAAGAAATATATCGGAATAATTCATTTGAGCCATTAATTTATAAATGA
- a CDS encoding purine-cytosine permease family protein, translated as MSNQSKLDQVNNEVYYGILPVLHKERIYGFWDIFIVTGAYAIATWTYVQGGTIATLLGLKEAITSTIFSMLLVGLIIYLVVLIPTRYGIDLWLYQKALYGYLGLIIVASISIAASFGYSAINATLYGNSIVLLLDSANVSVSSFWKPWIDATCILLGLWIALKGPIAVKRATSIMVPCLFAIGIIIVFLVLSSYSLAELASIEPLDAGIFGSHFINYMMVMEWNISYIFAWFAVLGVLSRLVKKERTSYWGHIGGFSITMAIFICIGILTALAMVAATGRVSSDPTEWLIELGGPLMGTLSLVLIGVANITTQAVGVYSLSVSTKIVKPEWSYKKVAIFWSFWCLLLIFWGGILDYYNVFLSVIGATAGPMTALVLVDFFLIRKQQFSLRSIFKVGGSNAYQYTGGFNIPAFIALAAGMASYFFVYNPITFEINSGIFLYTTATGLALIVSSTVYYLISLFKPFNLYLKKDRDDETKANSNDTIKTSS; from the coding sequence ATGAGTAATCAATCGAAGCTGGATCAAGTAAATAACGAAGTATATTATGGTATTTTACCAGTTCTTCATAAAGAGAGAATATATGGGTTTTGGGACATTTTTATTGTTACTGGTGCCTATGCTATTGCTACATGGACATATGTACAAGGCGGTACTATTGCTACTCTTCTAGGTTTGAAGGAGGCAATAACTTCTACAATTTTTTCGATGTTGCTGGTTGGGTTAATAATTTATCTAGTTGTTTTAATTCCTACTAGATATGGGATTGATTTATGGCTTTACCAGAAAGCTCTTTATGGCTACTTGGGCTTAATCATTGTTGCTAGCATATCTATAGCAGCCAGTTTTGGATATTCCGCAATTAACGCCACATTGTATGGAAATTCTATAGTTTTGCTTTTGGATTCTGCTAATGTTAGTGTATCAAGTTTTTGGAAACCATGGATCGATGCAACTTGTATACTTTTGGGGTTATGGATTGCATTAAAAGGACCAATTGCCGTAAAGAGAGCAACGAGCATAATGGTCCCTTGTTTGTTTGCTATCGGAATAATTATAGTATTTTTAGTATTAAGTAGTTATTCACTTGCAGAGTTAGCGTCCATTGAACCTTTAGATGCTGGTATATTTGGCAGTCATTTCATTAACTATATGATGGTCATGGAATGGAATATAAGTTATATTTTTGCATGGTTTGCTGTACTTGGTGTTCTCTCTCGGTTGGTGAAAAAGGAAAGAACGAGTTACTGGGGACATATAGGGGGATTCTCAATCACTATGGCGATTTTTATTTGTATCGGGATTTTAACTGCATTGGCGATGGTCGCAGCGACTGGAAGAGTGAGTAGTGATCCGACGGAGTGGCTTATTGAGCTAGGAGGTCCTCTAATGGGAACGCTATCTTTGGTTCTCATTGGGGTTGCGAATATCACGACTCAGGCTGTAGGTGTATATAGTCTTTCAGTTAGTACAAAAATTGTGAAACCCGAGTGGAGCTATAAGAAGGTTGCAATTTTCTGGTCTTTCTGGTGTCTTTTGTTGATCTTTTGGGGAGGGATTTTGGATTACTACAATGTGTTCTTGTCAGTAATAGGCGCCACTGCTGGACCTATGACAGCTCTTGTATTGGTTGATTTCTTTTTAATAAGAAAACAACAGTTTTCGTTAAGATCAATTTTCAAAGTAGGAGGATCAAACGCTTATCAATATACTGGTGGTTTTAATATTCCTGCATTCATTGCACTCGCCGCAGGTATGGCAAGCTACTTTTTTGTTTACAACCCCATTACTTTTGAAATAAATAGTGGAATTTTTCTGTACACTACTGCTACTGGGCTGGCCTTAATTGTAAGCTCAACTGTATATTATCTAATAAGTTTGTTCAAACCATTTAACTTATATTTGAAAAAAGACAGAGATGATGAAACAAAGGCCAATTCTAATGATACTATTAAAACCTCTTCATAA
- a CDS encoding CoA-acylating methylmalonate-semialdehyde dehydrogenase has product MKTITKDEVTHFINGEKVKGKNNKYGYVYSPSTGQQIATVPYASAEEVDETVKSAKQAQKEWASTSLGKRAKVVQRFSELLTQHTEELARLIGKENGKTISDAKGEISRGIESVDLAMGVAQIVKGEHSTNVGGDINAYSIKQPLGVVTCISPFNFPVMVPLAMSTMAVAVGNAMILKPSEKVPQSAIRMSELWKEAGLPDGVWNVVNGDKDTVDAIITHKDVQAISFVGSTKVAEAIYETGTKHHKRVQAFGGGKNHMVIMPDVNLDKAVDAFIGAAYGSASQRCMAISVAMPVGEQTAKAFTEKLKAKVKDLKPGAFDDNNADFGAVISNEAKQNVLKAIDEAVDEGAQVIVDGRKPNVENEDGFYLGATLLGDVTPDMDVYKKEVFGPSREIVAVESLEEAIDAINEHEYGNGVSIFTNSGVAARKFTQEIEVGMVGVNVPIPIPVAYHNFGGWKGSRFGEGQMFGPDTARFFTKVKTVSERWFDDGDMTSTTNFNFPSSD; this is encoded by the coding sequence ATGAAAACGATAACAAAGGATGAAGTTACTCATTTTATAAATGGAGAAAAAGTAAAAGGAAAAAACAACAAATATGGTTATGTATACAGCCCTTCGACCGGGCAGCAAATCGCTACTGTACCATATGCTTCAGCTGAAGAAGTGGATGAAACAGTTAAATCTGCTAAACAAGCTCAAAAGGAATGGGCAAGCACTTCTTTAGGAAAAAGGGCTAAAGTGGTTCAACGGTTTAGTGAATTGCTTACACAGCATACCGAAGAATTGGCTCGATTAATCGGTAAAGAAAATGGAAAAACCATTTCAGATGCAAAAGGTGAAATAAGTAGAGGAATAGAATCGGTAGATTTAGCTATGGGTGTAGCGCAAATAGTAAAAGGAGAGCATTCAACCAATGTCGGAGGAGATATTAATGCATATTCGATAAAGCAGCCTTTAGGTGTAGTTACATGCATATCTCCATTTAATTTTCCAGTAATGGTGCCCCTCGCAATGAGTACCATGGCTGTAGCAGTTGGAAATGCTATGATTTTAAAACCATCTGAGAAAGTACCCCAATCAGCTATACGAATGTCTGAATTGTGGAAAGAGGCTGGATTACCGGATGGAGTATGGAATGTTGTGAATGGGGATAAAGACACAGTAGATGCCATTATTACACACAAAGATGTGCAAGCAATTAGTTTCGTAGGTTCAACCAAAGTGGCTGAGGCAATCTATGAAACAGGCACCAAACATCATAAAAGGGTGCAAGCATTTGGCGGTGGAAAGAACCATATGGTTATCATGCCGGATGTTAATCTGGATAAGGCAGTAGACGCTTTTATAGGTGCTGCATATGGCTCCGCATCTCAAAGGTGTATGGCTATTTCGGTTGCTATGCCGGTTGGGGAACAGACGGCTAAAGCATTTACAGAAAAGTTAAAGGCAAAAGTGAAGGATTTGAAGCCAGGAGCATTTGACGATAATAATGCTGACTTTGGTGCCGTCATTAGTAATGAGGCAAAACAAAATGTCTTAAAGGCGATAGATGAAGCTGTAGACGAAGGAGCTCAAGTAATCGTTGATGGCAGAAAGCCTAACGTGGAAAATGAGGATGGATTTTATCTAGGTGCAACTTTACTGGGAGACGTTACGCCGGATATGGATGTATATAAGAAGGAAGTGTTTGGTCCTTCCCGTGAGATAGTCGCTGTAGAAAGTCTCGAGGAGGCTATAGATGCGATTAACGAACATGAATATGGTAATGGTGTTTCCATATTCACGAATAGTGGCGTGGCAGCGAGAAAGTTCACGCAGGAAATAGAAGTAGGAATGGTAGGCGTTAATGTACCTATCCCGATTCCAGTTGCGTATCACAATTTTGGAGGTTGGAAAGGATCAAGGTTTGGAGAAGGTCAGATGTTTGGACCAGATACAGCAAGGTTTTTCACTAAAGTGAAAACCGTATCGGAAAGATGGTTTGATGATGGAGATATGACCAGCACGACGAACTTTAATTTTCCCAGCAGTGATTGA
- a CDS encoding GntP family permease → MVGIFIGLVLLMVLAYFGWSIIWIAPICAGVVALFGGLDLLDAYTDTYMQGFVDFTKEWFPVFMLGAIFGKLMEFSGMAHSVARWFTKLLGKNQAIIGIVLAAAVLAYGGVSVFVVVFAVYPIGVSMFKEANIPRRLMPAVIIAGMMTFAMTALPGTPQIQNLIPVEYFQTTAAAAPILGFVATIFMAGGSIIYLKWRQKRLQANGEYFIDTEKDKEQKTVDHPPNFILSILPLTAVVVTLNVFKWDIVIALLTGILIIMVVSMKNYKELIPSLNKGAGDSVMAMINTSAAVGFGTVVQAVPGFQRLTDIIMGVDTNPFVSLTVSTNVLAGSTGSASGGLGITMEALGKEYYEIAMSRGIDPEAFHRIASISSGGLDALPHNGAILTILIVTGMTHKESYSDIAIVGILIPLISLIPVIILATFGVS, encoded by the coding sequence GTGGTAGGGATTTTTATAGGGCTAGTGCTTTTAATGGTCCTTGCATACTTTGGCTGGTCAATCATCTGGATTGCACCCATATGTGCAGGTGTGGTTGCATTATTCGGTGGTCTGGATCTACTGGATGCTTACACAGATACATATATGCAGGGGTTTGTGGACTTTACAAAAGAGTGGTTTCCAGTATTTATGTTAGGTGCAATTTTCGGGAAATTAATGGAATTTTCCGGTATGGCGCATTCGGTTGCCAGATGGTTTACAAAGCTATTAGGAAAGAACCAGGCTATCATCGGAATAGTGTTAGCTGCAGCTGTTTTGGCTTATGGCGGAGTCAGTGTATTTGTAGTTGTTTTTGCCGTCTATCCTATAGGTGTTAGCATGTTTAAGGAAGCTAATATACCTAGGAGACTCATGCCGGCGGTGATCATAGCAGGTATGATGACATTCGCAATGACAGCACTTCCCGGAACGCCGCAAATTCAAAATTTAATTCCGGTCGAATACTTCCAAACGACGGCAGCAGCTGCTCCCATTTTGGGTTTTGTTGCAACGATTTTCATGGCAGGTGGATCCATTATTTATTTGAAATGGAGACAGAAGAGATTGCAAGCGAATGGAGAGTATTTTATAGATACCGAGAAGGATAAAGAACAAAAAACCGTGGATCATCCACCAAATTTTATTTTGTCTATACTGCCACTTACTGCAGTTGTTGTTACACTTAATGTATTTAAATGGGATATTGTTATAGCCCTTTTAACGGGAATCCTAATAATCATGGTTGTTTCCATGAAAAATTATAAAGAACTTATTCCATCTTTAAATAAAGGGGCAGGGGACTCCGTTATGGCAATGATTAATACTAGTGCTGCCGTTGGCTTCGGAACGGTTGTACAGGCAGTCCCAGGTTTTCAACGATTAACAGATATCATTATGGGAGTTGATACGAATCCTTTTGTTTCATTGACCGTTTCTACTAATGTTTTAGCTGGTTCAACGGGTTCTGCCTCTGGAGGGTTAGGAATTACGATGGAAGCATTAGGTAAGGAATATTATGAGATTGCTATGTCTAGAGGAATAGATCCTGAAGCTTTCCATCGTATTGCTTCTATTTCGTCCGGCGGATTAGATGCATTACCTCATAACGGAGCCATTTTAACGATATTAATTGTAACTGGTATGACTCATAAGGAATCCTATAGCGATATTGCTATCGTTGGGATTCTCATTCCATTAATATCATTAATTCCAGTTATTATACTGGCAACTTTCGGTGTTAGTTAA
- a CDS encoding aminotransferase family protein, with translation MKNKGKYSLQQLKEINQNIMIHPQSVPKENADEGPSMIFSKGEGIRFTDMQGNTYIDGISQLWNVNLGHGNEELASAAYEQMKEFAYGSQFYSNSNEPAILLAEKIVDYAPGDLNGVFYTSGGSEANETAFKLGRFYWQLKGYESKNIIISLRRGYHGVTISTQRATGIKEYREFSGSGDPNIVNAEAHLLAAEKGDQKAPNFEKSIRHIIETKGSENIAAVILEPIQGAGGVHIPPEGYLQAVRDLCDEYNILMISDEVICGFGRTGKNFGIDHWKVVPDMITFAKGITSGYFPLGGVLLSETIKESINQFDENLAHGFTYTGHPTACAVGLKTLEIIERENLIHHVAEVGRQLQRGLDYIQDNHYHVTNARTVGFLGAFDLMENPEAGIPFGKDVNAAGDMVTSCSEKGLIIRPFDYETGMNILAVAPPLITTKEEVQTMIEMMDQSLTDIEKNL, from the coding sequence ATGAAAAACAAAGGAAAATACAGTTTGCAGCAACTAAAGGAAATTAACCAAAATATCATGATTCATCCACAGTCTGTACCTAAAGAAAACGCAGATGAAGGTCCAAGCATGATTTTTTCCAAAGGGGAAGGCATACGATTTACAGATATGCAAGGCAATACGTATATTGATGGCATTTCTCAATTATGGAATGTCAACCTGGGGCATGGGAATGAAGAATTGGCCTCGGCGGCCTATGAACAAATGAAGGAATTTGCTTATGGATCGCAATTTTATTCAAATAGTAACGAACCTGCCATTCTTCTTGCGGAAAAAATTGTGGACTATGCTCCTGGTGATTTGAATGGGGTATTTTACACTTCAGGTGGTTCGGAAGCTAATGAAACAGCATTTAAACTTGGACGATTTTATTGGCAATTAAAAGGGTACGAGTCCAAAAATATTATCATTTCATTACGCCGCGGTTATCATGGGGTAACCATCTCAACGCAGCGAGCAACCGGCATTAAAGAGTACCGGGAATTCTCCGGTTCCGGCGATCCCAATATTGTCAATGCCGAGGCTCATTTATTGGCCGCGGAAAAAGGCGATCAAAAAGCCCCCAACTTTGAAAAAAGCATTCGGCATATTATTGAAACAAAAGGCAGTGAAAATATTGCAGCTGTTATTTTGGAGCCTATTCAGGGTGCTGGTGGTGTTCACATTCCACCGGAAGGATATCTACAGGCCGTAAGAGACTTATGTGATGAATATAATATCCTTATGATCTCTGATGAAGTAATATGCGGATTCGGTCGAACGGGTAAAAATTTTGGAATTGATCATTGGAAGGTTGTACCTGATATGATCACCTTCGCAAAAGGAATTACCAGTGGTTACTTCCCGCTAGGCGGTGTATTGCTGAGCGAAACAATCAAAGAATCCATCAATCAATTTGATGAAAATTTAGCTCATGGTTTCACGTATACGGGCCATCCCACAGCTTGTGCGGTCGGATTGAAAACATTGGAAATTATTGAAAGAGAAAATTTGATACATCATGTAGCAGAGGTTGGTAGACAGTTGCAACGAGGATTAGATTACATCCAGGACAACCACTATCATGTTACCAATGCACGAACTGTAGGATTTTTGGGGGCATTTGATCTAATGGAAAATCCTGAAGCGGGTATCCCTTTTGGAAAAGATGTTAATGCAGCAGGCGATATGGTGACTTCTTGCAGTGAAAAGGGCTTGATTATTCGCCCGTTTGATTATGAAACAGGCATGAATATTCTTGCTGTTGCCCCACCACTAATTACAACGAAAGAAGAAGTTCAAACAATGATTGAAATGATGGATCAGTCGTTAACGGATATCGAAAAAAACTTGTAA